The Paenibacillus tianjinensis genome has a window encoding:
- a CDS encoding MFS transporter, with translation MKADIRPTPASSSKRNYILQLLTVFVGFLIFGFSENIKGPAIPRIQSDLRLDEMQLGTLLSLNSLGYLLACTFTALLIRKIGIKAVSLLAFGSMAVSGVFIFLSHSYPALSSSFFLMYIGNGMLEIGLAVLGARIFVKNTGTMMNLSHFFYGLSSTIAPLISSGLMTVTIFGHMLDWRGVYLIILMLSVLPMIPAFLGKFPGDATLTEDRIPLSSISRDPVIWLLVAVLSFGVISELAVGGWLVNFLEKAYGWRSASAAGMLSAFFLCFTLARLILGPVTDKIGFALSLILFSAFSGLCTFAAILLGESGAVLFAIAGVGIAPVYPTIMALIADRYRQGSDTAITFIVTLMGVASVLGNYFIGAITEEIKQLFSSGAEEGAGLLRGLQAGYGFIGLCALLCSAFAYLLYRHLQKKGELL, from the coding sequence TTGAAGGCTGACATCCGTCCAACACCGGCATCATCATCCAAACGCAATTACATTCTGCAGCTGCTGACCGTATTCGTCGGCTTTCTGATTTTTGGCTTTTCTGAAAATATTAAAGGGCCCGCTATCCCGCGTATCCAGAGCGATCTCCGGCTGGATGAAATGCAGCTCGGGACGCTGCTGTCGCTGAACTCGCTCGGTTATCTGCTGGCCTGCACCTTCACTGCACTATTAATCCGTAAAATCGGTATCAAGGCGGTAAGCCTGCTCGCCTTCGGCTCAATGGCTGTATCCGGCGTGTTCATCTTCCTGTCTCATAGCTACCCGGCGCTGTCGAGCTCATTTTTCCTGATGTATATCGGCAACGGGATGCTGGAGATTGGCCTGGCGGTGCTCGGTGCGCGGATTTTTGTGAAAAATACCGGCACGATGATGAATCTGTCCCATTTCTTCTATGGTCTTAGCTCCACCATCGCGCCGCTGATTTCTTCCGGGCTGATGACCGTCACGATATTTGGCCATATGCTGGATTGGCGGGGCGTCTATCTGATTATTCTCATGTTATCCGTCCTCCCGATGATTCCGGCCTTTCTCGGCAAATTCCCGGGCGATGCTACGCTGACAGAGGACCGTATTCCGTTATCGTCCATCTCCCGCGATCCGGTGATCTGGCTGCTGGTCGCGGTGCTGTCGTTCGGTGTTATTTCGGAGCTGGCGGTCGGCGGCTGGCTGGTTAACTTTCTGGAAAAAGCCTACGGCTGGCGTTCCGCCTCTGCTGCGGGCATGCTGTCCGCCTTTTTTCTCTGCTTCACGCTGGCCCGGCTCATTCTCGGCCCCGTGACCGACAAAATCGGCTTCGCCCTCTCGCTGATTCTTTTCTCCGCATTCTCCGGGCTGTGCACGTTCGCTGCCATCCTGCTCGGGGAGTCCGGTGCCGTCCTGTTTGCTATTGCCGGTGTCGGCATCGCGCCGGTCTATCCGACCATTATGGCGCTGATCGCCGACCGGTACCGCCAGGGCAGCGATACGGCGATTACCTTCATCGTCACCCTGATGGGCGTAGCCAGTGTGCTGGGTAACTACTTCATCGGCGCGATCACCGAGGAGATCAAGCAGCTGTTCTCCTCCGGTGCCGAGGAAGGTGCAGGGCTGCTACGCGGACTGCAGGCGGGATACGGCTTCATCGGCCTGTGCGCCCTGCTCTGTTCAGCCTTCGCTTATCTGCTGTACCGTCATTTGCAGAAGAAGGGTGAGCTGCTGTGA
- the clpB gene encoding ATP-dependent chaperone ClpB, translating into MDFNKLTQKLQEAVAAAQSLAAASGHQEIDNLHLLKALLQQHEGLLPRLLQKMNIPAAELLRGTEELLQRKPSVSGSGAGTMRRYASASLLEVLDQAEKEAAAMQDEFVAVEHAVLAMVSDTGSANRELRGLFTSRGVTRDKLLAVLADIRGHQRVTSREPEATYEVLEKYGRDLVAEVRAGKIDPVIGRDGEIRRVIRILSRKTKNNPVLIGEPGVGKTAIVEGLAHRIVRRDVPEGLKDKTIFSLDMSALVAGAKYRGEFEERLQAVLKEIRESNGRIILFIDELHTIVGAGKTEGAMDAGNMLKPMLARGELHCIGATTLDEYRKYIEKDPALERRFQQVLVSEPDVEDTISILRGLKERFEVHHGVKIHDSALVAAGVLSNRYITDRFLPDKAIDLVDEACAMIRTEIDSMPGEMDEVTRRLMQMEIEEAALKKETDDASARRLEILQRELADLKEKHLGMTARWEKEKSAIQGIRDLKKRLEQARKDLVDAQEAYDLNKSAELSYGIIPELEKQVKAAEEAAQQDQESRLLREAVTEEEIADIVSRWTGVPVSRLVEGERDKLLRLEETLHERVVGQEEAVSLVADAVLRARAGIKDPNRPIGSFLFLGPTGVGKTELAKALAVSLFDREDGMIRIDMSEYMEKHSVSRLVGAPPGYIGYEEGGQLTEAVRRQPYTVVLLDEVEKAHPDVFNILLQLLDDGRLTDSQGRIVDFKNTIVIMTSNIGSPHLIQGTDDNGELTQAVKDRVMKELSGHFRPEFLNRVDDIVMFKPLTLGEIGQIVVKLADGLRTRLAERGIGLTLSEAAVRFIAREGFDPVYGARPLKRFIQRSLETPVARALIAGEAEEGSILAVDEADGRLNVAIRRPEAAGAPRV; encoded by the coding sequence ATGGATTTCAATAAATTAACGCAAAAGCTGCAGGAAGCCGTTGCCGCGGCACAGTCGCTGGCTGCGGCAAGTGGCCATCAGGAGATTGACAATCTCCATCTGCTGAAGGCGCTTCTTCAGCAGCATGAAGGTCTGCTGCCGCGGCTGCTGCAGAAGATGAACATTCCTGCAGCCGAGCTGCTGCGCGGCACGGAGGAGCTGCTGCAGAGGAAGCCGAGTGTCAGCGGATCGGGTGCAGGAACGATGCGGCGCTATGCCTCGGCATCGCTGCTGGAGGTGCTGGATCAGGCCGAGAAGGAAGCGGCCGCGATGCAGGATGAGTTCGTGGCCGTGGAGCACGCCGTACTGGCGATGGTCTCGGACACGGGCAGCGCGAACCGGGAGCTGCGCGGACTCTTCACCAGCCGCGGCGTGACCCGCGACAAGCTGCTGGCGGTGCTGGCGGACATCCGCGGCCACCAGCGGGTGACCAGCCGGGAGCCGGAGGCCACCTATGAGGTGCTGGAGAAATACGGCCGTGATCTGGTGGCTGAGGTACGGGCCGGCAAGATCGATCCTGTCATCGGACGCGACGGGGAAATCCGCCGGGTGATTCGTATCCTCTCCCGCAAGACGAAGAACAATCCGGTGCTGATCGGCGAACCCGGCGTAGGGAAGACAGCGATTGTCGAAGGTCTGGCTCACCGGATTGTCCGCAGGGATGTGCCGGAGGGGCTGAAGGATAAGACGATCTTCTCACTGGATATGAGCGCCCTGGTCGCCGGGGCCAAATACCGCGGGGAATTCGAGGAGCGGCTGCAGGCCGTATTGAAAGAGATCCGCGAAAGCAACGGCCGGATTATCCTTTTTATCGATGAGCTGCACACGATTGTCGGTGCAGGCAAAACCGAAGGCGCGATGGATGCCGGGAATATGCTGAAGCCGATGCTGGCCCGCGGCGAGCTGCACTGTATCGGGGCGACAACACTGGATGAATACCGCAAATACATCGAGAAGGACCCGGCGCTGGAGCGCCGCTTCCAGCAGGTGCTGGTCAGCGAGCCGGATGTCGAGGACACGATTTCGATTCTGCGCGGCTTGAAGGAGCGGTTCGAGGTGCATCATGGGGTCAAAATCCATGACAGCGCACTTGTTGCTGCGGGCGTGTTATCCAACCGCTATATCACCGACCGCTTCCTGCCGGATAAGGCGATTGATCTGGTGGATGAAGCCTGCGCAATGATCCGTACCGAGATTGACTCCATGCCGGGTGAGATGGATGAGGTTACCCGCCGCCTGATGCAGATGGAGATTGAAGAAGCCGCGCTGAAAAAGGAAACCGACGATGCCAGCGCCCGCCGCCTGGAGATCCTGCAGCGGGAGCTGGCGGATCTGAAAGAGAAACATCTGGGCATGACGGCCCGCTGGGAGAAGGAAAAGTCAGCAATTCAGGGCATCCGCGACCTGAAAAAAAGACTGGAGCAGGCCCGCAAAGACCTGGTTGACGCGCAGGAGGCCTACGACCTGAATAAGTCAGCGGAGCTGAGCTACGGCATTATTCCTGAGCTGGAGAAGCAGGTTAAGGCTGCCGAGGAAGCGGCCCAGCAGGATCAGGAGAGCCGGCTGCTGCGCGAGGCTGTGACCGAAGAGGAGATCGCCGATATCGTGTCCCGCTGGACCGGAGTTCCGGTCAGCAGACTGGTGGAAGGCGAGCGGGATAAGCTGCTGCGGCTGGAGGAGACGCTGCATGAGCGGGTCGTCGGGCAGGAGGAGGCGGTGTCGCTTGTGGCTGACGCCGTGCTGCGTGCCCGGGCCGGAATTAAGGACCCGAACCGTCCGATCGGTTCGTTCCTGTTCCTCGGCCCGACTGGTGTCGGCAAGACGGAGCTGGCGAAAGCGCTGGCCGTCTCACTGTTCGACCGGGAGGACGGCATGATCCGTATCGACATGTCAGAGTACATGGAGAAGCACAGCGTCTCCCGGCTCGTGGGTGCGCCTCCGGGATATATCGGCTATGAGGAAGGCGGCCAGCTTACGGAGGCGGTCCGCCGCCAGCCGTACACCGTTGTACTGCTGGACGAAGTGGAAAAGGCGCACCCGGATGTCTTCAACATCCTGCTGCAGCTGCTGGATGACGGGCGGCTGACCGATTCCCAAGGCCGGATCGTGGATTTCAAGAACACGATTGTTATAATGACTTCTAATATCGGCTCGCCGCATCTCATCCAGGGTACAGATGATAACGGGGAGCTGACGCAGGCGGTCAAAGACCGGGTGATGAAGGAGCTGAGCGGCCATTTCCGTCCTGAATTCCTGAACCGGGTGGATGACATTGTAATGTTCAAGCCGCTGACGCTGGGCGAAATCGGGCAGATTGTTGTCAAACTGGCGGATGGTTTGCGTACACGTCTGGCTGAACGGGGAATCGGCCTTACGCTGAGCGAAGCGGCGGTGCGGTTCATTGCCCGGGAGGGCTTCGATCCAGTGTACGGCGCAAGACCGCTGAAACGCTTCATCCAGCGCAGCCTGGAGACTCCCGTTGCGCGGGCGCTGATCGCTGGGGAAGCGGAGGAAGGCTCAATCCTGGCGGTTGATGAGGCGGACGGCAGGCTGAATGTGGCCATCCGGCGTCCTGAGGCGGCTGGAGCGCCTAGGGTTTAA
- a CDS encoding VanZ family protein — protein sequence MDTKQRKIILAITLAYTVFILYFMFFGLGRTDTLDRETGHTFLFLPDGFFKLPSLSDLLHPTLMDIVGFGNIVAFIPFGILILLLYRVGFLRFMILFILSILVLETVQALTLLGSFDMNDVIQNASGAAIGFGAYRLGYRTEKIWTNIAATGISVVLLIIGVWGIFEVVDKALTKELGPFVALNELKSSSINSPSGTMRDSFQLGGQNVEPQYNAYSTEDKNMVTYTYTLDKKELYLYLNYGIPDQEDSHGSLRISADGQEYLSTSAEAQSHEIGMTSVYIQGANELTITLEGDVKIWDVGFREMKYDWNW from the coding sequence ATGGATACTAAGCAACGTAAAATTATTTTAGCCATAACCTTAGCATATACGGTTTTCATTCTTTATTTTATGTTTTTCGGTTTAGGCAGAACAGATACCCTGGATCGGGAGACGGGTCACACCTTTCTATTTTTACCTGATGGTTTTTTTAAGCTTCCGAGTCTATCTGATCTTCTACATCCTACGCTGATGGATATTGTGGGTTTTGGAAACATTGTGGCCTTCATCCCTTTTGGTATCTTGATACTGTTGTTATATCGGGTAGGCTTCCTTCGTTTCATGATCTTATTCATCCTGTCTATCCTTGTACTGGAAACCGTTCAGGCACTCACTTTGCTCGGAAGCTTTGATATGAACGACGTTATTCAAAATGCATCAGGCGCGGCGATCGGATTCGGGGCGTATAGATTAGGATATCGTACAGAAAAGATCTGGACAAACATAGCTGCTACGGGCATCTCCGTTGTTCTCCTGATAATTGGAGTTTGGGGGATCTTCGAGGTTGTCGACAAAGCGCTCACTAAAGAATTAGGCCCCTTTGTCGCGTTAAACGAGCTGAAGAGCAGCAGTATAAATTCACCAAGCGGAACAATGCGGGACAGCTTCCAACTGGGCGGACAGAACGTAGAACCCCAGTATAATGCGTATAGCACCGAAGACAAAAATATGGTGACGTACACGTACACGCTGGACAAAAAGGAGCTTTATCTCTACTTGAATTACGGGATTCCAGATCAAGAGGATTCTCATGGGAGTCTGCGTATATCTGCCGACGGCCAGGAGTATCTATCCACATCCGCAGAAGCCCAAAGCCATGAAATTGGGATGACCTCCGTTTATATTCAAGGGGCTAATGAGCTCACAATCACCCTGGAGGGGGATGTGAAAATATGGGATGTTGGGTTTAGGGAGATGAAATACGACTGGAACTGGTAA
- a CDS encoding glycosyltransferase family 2 protein has product MSETKTRVLVGSPIHQKPQILQEFLNSLLRLRCDGVTLDYYFIDDNEDDAASELLRKFDPGGSEVFHQSSGFHDAYIRNDTTHFWNSDLVWKVAGFKNLMIRRAEAFGYDHLFLIDSDLILHPDTLLHLIRTEKDIISEIFWTQWQPDTLMQPQVWMHDEYNQWEILPGEKVGPEEINRRFQLFLSRLQQPGIYEVGGLGACTLISRRAIESGISYDRIPNISYWGEDRHFCIRAAALGIPLHVDTHYPALHLYRDSDLAKVTDFIRLTSAEVTAGGSESGAADKAGVTAEPQLRPDPEPASVMWSAAEAENRLHKDPLSQPENSPNTARAAASSAAAKRPKLTLMMAVKNEAPRFLRTVLQEHRKYIDEAVIIDDGSTDDTADICREVLQGIPLHLVHNTVSRFSNEAELRKQQWEEVVKTKPEWILSLDADEMFEARFAQDIEILLQEDNCDLFCFRLYDFWDDHHYREDMYWRSHQSYRPFLLRYREDFPYVWNDSPQHCGRLPENIFELPHQLSNLRLKHLGWSRPEYRLDKYIRCMQLDPDGVYGWMEQYQSILDQHPKLVPWTE; this is encoded by the coding sequence ATGAGCGAGACGAAGACCCGGGTGCTGGTTGGCAGCCCGATTCACCAAAAACCGCAAATCCTGCAAGAGTTCCTGAATTCACTGCTGCGCCTGCGGTGTGACGGAGTGACACTGGATTACTATTTTATCGATGACAATGAGGATGATGCTGCAAGTGAGCTGCTCCGGAAATTCGACCCGGGCGGCAGCGAGGTCTTCCACCAGTCCTCCGGCTTCCATGATGCGTATATCCGCAATGATACCACTCATTTCTGGAATTCCGACCTCGTCTGGAAAGTGGCCGGCTTCAAAAACCTGATGATCCGCCGGGCAGAGGCCTTCGGCTATGATCATCTGTTCCTGATTGATTCCGACCTGATCCTCCATCCGGATACGCTGCTTCATCTGATCCGGACGGAGAAGGATATTATTTCGGAGATATTCTGGACCCAGTGGCAGCCAGACACCTTAATGCAGCCGCAGGTCTGGATGCATGATGAATACAACCAGTGGGAGATTCTCCCCGGGGAAAAGGTAGGTCCGGAGGAGATCAACCGCAGATTCCAGCTATTCCTGTCCAGGCTCCAGCAGCCGGGAATTTATGAAGTAGGCGGCCTCGGCGCATGCACCCTGATCAGCCGCCGGGCCATTGAGTCAGGAATCAGCTATGACAGGATTCCGAATATTTCCTACTGGGGAGAAGACCGCCACTTCTGTATCCGTGCCGCTGCCCTTGGCATTCCGCTCCATGTGGATACGCATTATCCGGCTCTGCATCTGTACCGGGATAGCGACCTGGCCAAGGTCACAGACTTCATCCGGCTTACAAGCGCAGAGGTGACGGCGGGCGGATCTGAGTCCGGGGCAGCAGACAAGGCCGGGGTAACGGCCGAGCCGCAGCTCCGGCCGGATCCGGAGCCTGCTTCCGTCATGTGGTCGGCGGCGGAAGCGGAGAACCGCCTTCATAAGGATCCGCTGTCCCAGCCGGAGAATTCCCCTAATACCGCTAGGGCAGCTGCTTCGTCTGCGGCCGCCAAGCGGCCCAAGCTCACGCTGATGATGGCCGTCAAGAACGAAGCTCCCCGCTTCCTGCGGACAGTACTGCAGGAGCACCGCAAATACATTGACGAGGCCGTCATCATTGATGACGGCAGCACGGATGACACTGCGGACATCTGCCGGGAAGTTCTTCAGGGTATCCCGCTTCACCTTGTGCACAATACCGTCTCCAGGTTCAGCAATGAAGCCGAGCTGCGCAAGCAGCAGTGGGAAGAGGTCGTCAAAACAAAACCCGAGTGGATTCTGAGCCTGGATGCGGATGAAATGTTCGAGGCACGTTTCGCCCAGGATATAGAGATTCTGCTGCAGGAAGACAACTGTGACCTGTTCTGCTTCCGGCTGTACGATTTCTGGGACGACCATCATTACCGTGAAGACATGTACTGGCGCTCCCACCAGAGCTACCGCCCGTTCCTGCTCCGCTACCGGGAGGATTTTCCCTATGTCTGGAATGACTCACCGCAGCACTGCGGACGGCTCCCGGAGAATATTTTTGAATTGCCCCATCAGCTCAGCAATCTGCGGCTCAAGCATCTCGGCTGGTCCCGGCCGGAATACCGGCTCGATAAATATATACGCTGTATGCAGCTGGACCCCGACGGCGTCTACGGATGGATGGAGCAATATCAGTCGATTCTCGACCAGCACCCCAAACTGGTTCCTTGGACAGAGTGA
- a CDS encoding Hsp20/alpha crystallin family protein: MFDLVPFGKRRDDVFGALAKSLNEVFNDDFFAPMTSSTLSFRTDIRESEQAYLIEAELPGFKKEEIDIDYASPYLTIKAVRKDENSQENEDHKIVRRERRYGEYVRRFYVQDINEDEIRASLKDGLLLLEVPKRQKSAGKRIEIQDHGTTGPQLQ, translated from the coding sequence ATGTTTGATTTGGTTCCTTTTGGAAAACGCAGAGATGACGTATTTGGTGCATTGGCAAAGTCTTTAAATGAAGTGTTCAACGATGATTTTTTTGCCCCGATGACCAGTTCCACCCTGTCTTTCCGGACGGATATCCGCGAGAGTGAGCAGGCGTATCTGATTGAGGCTGAACTGCCCGGCTTCAAAAAAGAAGAAATCGACATTGATTATGCCAGCCCTTATCTGACGATTAAAGCCGTGCGCAAGGATGAGAACAGCCAGGAGAATGAAGATCACAAGATCGTGCGCCGGGAGCGCCGCTACGGAGAATATGTCCGCCGTTTCTATGTGCAGGATATTAACGAAGACGAAATCCGCGCTTCACTTAAGGATGGACTGCTGTTGCTTGAAGTGCCAAAACGGCAGAAATCAGCCGGCAAACGCATCGAGATTCAGGACCACGGGACTACCGGACCGCAGCTTCAGTAA
- a CDS encoding TetR/AcrR family transcriptional regulator, producing the protein MDWKRARSTEQIESRKQEILDAAYRLFEETEYDHITLNGIARELQISKPSIYRYFSSREEIFLDIYGQEYERFTKELIGELMQLSTDPLPTEVSFIWVKVYQNHPKLLKLMPYLGVALERNSSEPSLKSFKATNIDLQEQLAKQLTVLYPTLTIQDGFYIQYYVFLIASSLWTLSNPTEPMQQILRGYQHLNIDYSFNHVLSQGIEVHINNFIQKKQ; encoded by the coding sequence ATGGACTGGAAAAGAGCAAGGTCAACGGAGCAAATCGAATCCAGAAAGCAAGAGATTCTGGATGCAGCCTATAGACTGTTCGAAGAAACAGAATACGATCATATTACATTAAATGGTATTGCAAGAGAGCTTCAGATAAGCAAGCCTAGTATCTACAGATATTTTAGCAGCCGCGAAGAGATTTTTCTGGACATATATGGCCAAGAGTATGAACGCTTTACCAAGGAGCTTATTGGAGAATTAATGCAACTAAGTACTGATCCGCTGCCGACAGAAGTGAGCTTCATATGGGTAAAGGTATACCAGAATCATCCCAAGCTACTAAAGCTGATGCCGTATCTCGGAGTTGCTCTAGAAAGGAATAGCTCGGAACCCTCATTGAAAAGCTTCAAGGCGACGAATATTGACTTACAGGAACAGCTTGCAAAGCAGCTTACGGTCCTCTATCCAACATTGACGATACAGGACGGCTTTTATATCCAGTACTATGTTTTCCTTATCGCTTCTTCGCTATGGACTTTATCCAATCCGACTGAACCGATGCAGCAGATATTACGCGGTTACCAACATTTAAACATCGACTACAGCTTCAACCACGTTTTGTCCCAAGGAATAGAAGTGCATATCAATAATTTTATTCAGAAAAAACAGTAG
- a CDS encoding oxidoreductase: MENPRWSEEQIKDLNHAVVIITGGNSGLGLEQAKVLARKGATVILAVRDMDRGHAAALAIQNAYPSATVEAMKLDLTDLESVRSFCSMFQENYNRLDILINNAGVMMPPHSLTKDGFELQFGVNHLGHFALTGLLLPVIMRTEYARVVTVSSLANSWKGTNIYFQDLQWSTNYDRQRAYSQSKLANILFAYELDRRWKAEGLHNLSLCAHPGWSVTNLQHHMNGIMKRIAHFLSQPAEMGALPILRAATDPNVKGGEYFGPSGKNQRKGYPIQVESGNLTHDRMLAERLWKISEELTRVTYPI; the protein is encoded by the coding sequence ATGGAAAATCCTAGATGGAGCGAAGAACAGATCAAGGACCTGAATCATGCCGTTGTAATCATTACCGGAGGCAACTCGGGGCTTGGGCTTGAGCAAGCTAAAGTACTTGCCCGCAAAGGCGCGACCGTGATATTAGCTGTAAGGGACATGGATCGAGGCCATGCAGCTGCACTGGCAATACAGAATGCATATCCTAGCGCAACCGTAGAAGCAATGAAGCTGGACCTCACGGATTTGGAATCCGTCAGATCCTTTTGTAGCATGTTTCAAGAGAATTACAACCGGCTTGATATTCTGATCAATAATGCAGGTGTAATGATGCCACCGCACAGCTTGACAAAAGATGGGTTTGAGCTGCAATTCGGCGTGAACCATCTGGGACATTTTGCACTGACAGGGTTGCTCCTGCCGGTAATCATGCGGACAGAATACGCCAGAGTGGTAACCGTAAGTAGTCTGGCAAACTCATGGAAGGGAACTAATATATATTTTCAGGATCTGCAATGGAGTACAAATTACGATAGACAACGGGCTTATTCCCAGAGCAAATTGGCTAATATTCTATTCGCCTATGAGCTTGATAGAAGATGGAAAGCAGAGGGGCTTCATAACCTATCATTATGTGCACACCCCGGTTGGTCTGTGACTAATCTGCAGCATCATATGAATGGTATTATGAAGCGGATCGCTCATTTCCTCTCGCAGCCGGCAGAAATGGGGGCTCTGCCCATTTTAAGAGCCGCCACAGACCCTAATGTGAAGGGTGGAGAATATTTCGGACCCTCAGGCAAAAATCAGCGCAAAGGCTATCCTATACAAGTTGAATCCGGTAACCTTACCCATGACAGAATGCTGGCGGAGCGTTTATGGAAAATATCCGAGGAATTAACGAGAGTAACCTATCCTATATGA
- a CDS encoding GNAT family N-acetyltransferase produces MSKHSGLLIGDNVYLRPLNGEDAEQYYHMFYGAEVRRLTGTQRHINKEQISAYIDRKAGDDSAVLLLIALKETDEVIGDIAIQDMDRGNRSAGLRLAIGDERHQNKGYGREALILMLDYGFGILNLHRIELEVYSFNSRAAHVYESVGFVREGVRRHTLFYNHEYHDAVMMSMLENEYRERYLK; encoded by the coding sequence GTGAGCAAGCATTCAGGTTTGTTAATAGGAGACAACGTATACCTGCGCCCGCTGAACGGGGAGGATGCCGAGCAGTATTATCATATGTTCTATGGTGCAGAGGTACGCAGGCTCACAGGGACGCAGAGGCATATCAACAAAGAGCAGATCTCAGCATATATCGACCGAAAAGCAGGGGATGACAGTGCAGTACTGCTGTTGATTGCCCTAAAAGAAACGGATGAGGTGATCGGTGACATCGCCATTCAGGATATGGACCGTGGCAACCGCTCCGCTGGTCTGCGCCTCGCGATCGGTGACGAGCGGCATCAGAATAAGGGATATGGCCGGGAAGCGCTGATCCTGATGCTTGACTACGGCTTCGGCATTCTGAACCTGCACCGGATTGAGCTGGAGGTCTATTCGTTTAACAGCCGTGCTGCCCATGTCTATGAGAGCGTCGGCTTTGTCCGGGAGGGCGTGCGGCGGCATACGCTTTTCTATAATCATGAGTACCATGATGCTGTAATGATGAGCATGCTGGAGAATGAGTACCGGGAGCGCTATTTAAAATAA
- a CDS encoding DnaJ C-terminal domain-containing protein translates to MVAAKNYYEALGVSKQASRQEIKKAYQKLAKQWHPDVNKAPGAEEKFKEAAEAYEVLGNEEKRKAYDEELRYGAGRPGQSGAWRTSGASSGSGRESPFGAGWSGSYSTAGGIPEEDLFSMFFGSRGAADRSGFDFFSGSGSSFGGTQGIMQAQLEITLEQAYKGGNVRVQVGGKDVTVSIPARSPEGTVIRVPGSAEKGAAGIDDLLIVLHLAPHELYEAEDGDLYGAVEIAPWQAVLGGEAKVPLPDGSSIKLKIPAGTAGGRTLRVPGKGLKRQSGGNGDILFLIEIVIPPDTSIEEKNLYRKLAEASSFQAGAKRQGGGTRRPKAAMG, encoded by the coding sequence ATGGTGGCGGCAAAAAACTACTATGAAGCGCTTGGCGTAAGCAAGCAGGCTAGCAGGCAGGAGATCAAAAAAGCCTATCAGAAGCTGGCCAAACAATGGCATCCCGATGTCAACAAGGCCCCGGGCGCCGAAGAAAAATTCAAGGAAGCGGCGGAAGCCTACGAGGTGCTCGGCAACGAAGAAAAGCGCAAAGCCTATGATGAGGAGCTTCGTTACGGGGCAGGCCGGCCCGGGCAGTCGGGAGCCTGGAGAACCTCCGGCGCTTCGTCCGGTTCCGGCCGGGAGTCGCCGTTTGGTGCGGGCTGGAGCGGAAGCTATTCCACCGCCGGCGGGATTCCTGAAGAGGATTTGTTCAGTATGTTCTTTGGCAGCCGCGGCGCGGCGGACCGGTCCGGGTTTGATTTTTTCTCCGGCAGCGGCAGCAGCTTCGGCGGAACGCAGGGCATCATGCAGGCTCAGCTGGAGATTACGCTGGAGCAGGCCTATAAGGGCGGAAACGTCAGGGTGCAGGTGGGCGGAAAGGATGTCACGGTAAGCATCCCGGCGCGTTCTCCGGAAGGAACGGTCATTCGTGTGCCGGGTAGCGCTGAGAAAGGTGCAGCCGGGATAGACGACCTGCTGATTGTGCTGCATCTTGCTCCGCATGAGCTTTACGAGGCGGAAGACGGCGATCTGTACGGTGCGGTTGAAATTGCTCCCTGGCAGGCTGTGCTTGGCGGAGAAGCGAAGGTTCCGCTGCCTGACGGCAGCAGCATCAAGCTGAAGATTCCGGCCGGAACAGCAGGCGGCCGAACGCTGCGTGTTCCCGGCAAGGGGCTGAAGCGCCAGAGCGGCGGAAACGGGGACATTCTGTTCCTGATTGAAATAGTAATCCCGCCGGATACCAGCATCGAAGAGAAGAATCTATACCGTAAGCTGGCCGAAGCATCCAGCTTCCAGGCCGGAGCGAAACGGCAGGGCGGCGGAACGCGGCGGCCGAAGGCTGCGATGGGGTAA